From one Dehalobacter sp. 12DCB1 genomic stretch:
- a CDS encoding methylated-DNA--[protein]-cysteine S-methyltransferase, which produces MTYTCTVDTPLGKMTAAATRDALSGLWFIGQKYYPAGTSEWIDNLEYPVFEALRRWLDFYFSGQERQAAWAEERVTRMKRNTEGIIEGIPAPKMDLRLAPEGTNFQKAVWEILLQIPHGKVMTYGEIAQRMARARGLTSMSAQAVGGAVGHNPISILIPCHRVIGRNRKLTGYAGGLEKKKALLRLEGRFFA; this is translated from the coding sequence ATTACCTATACTTGCACTGTGGATACCCCTTTAGGAAAAATGACAGCTGCGGCAACTCGGGATGCACTGAGCGGTTTGTGGTTCATCGGCCAGAAATATTATCCTGCCGGTACTTCTGAATGGATAGACAATCTAGAATATCCCGTTTTTGAGGCGTTGCGACGGTGGCTGGATTTTTATTTTTCCGGACAGGAAAGACAAGCAGCTTGGGCAGAGGAACGGGTAACAAGAATGAAAAGAAATACGGAAGGAATCATCGAGGGTATTCCAGCCCCAAAAATGGATCTGCGCCTGGCTCCTGAGGGGACCAACTTTCAGAAGGCAGTCTGGGAGATACTACTACAGATACCGCATGGAAAAGTTATGACTTACGGGGAAATTGCCCAACGTATGGCCCGGGCCCGGGGGCTAACCTCGATGTCCGCTCAGGCGGTAGGCGGTGCAGTCGGGCATAATCCAATTTCCATTTTGATTCCGTGTCACCGCGTGATCGGCCGCAATAGAAAACTCACCGGTTATGCCGGCGGCCTGGAAAAAAAGAAAGCCCTCCTGCGTCTGGAAGGCAGGTTTTTTGCTTAG
- a CDS encoding M50 family metallopeptidase: MKIKVHPTFIILLILCMLAGQVVRALLVFGLVIIHETCHILAARGYGIGVRSIELYPYGGTAVLDDSFEGKKKEETIIAFAGPAVNIVLFFFIQILRENGTLSGAWALEFAKTNFWLAAFNLLPVLPLDGGRIVRGLLAGSFGFVVTTRFLAAAGKCLGGIFILAGFLMQGIGFYIYDPVLFIVLGIFFWIGSGKELNNARIVFLKQICRKKERLLGQGLMPGRTLAVSRDTAIKQIIDKFSADYFSLVSVMGKDDKIERTLSETEVVQGMMDFGLDCKVGKLKG, encoded by the coding sequence ATGAAAATTAAAGTTCACCCGACCTTTATCATCCTGTTAATCCTATGTATGCTTGCCGGTCAGGTTGTCAGGGCACTTCTGGTCTTTGGCCTGGTTATTATTCATGAAACCTGTCATATACTTGCAGCAAGAGGTTACGGGATTGGGGTCAGGAGTATCGAGCTCTATCCCTATGGGGGGACGGCTGTTCTTGACGACAGCTTTGAAGGGAAAAAGAAAGAGGAGACAATCATTGCTTTTGCCGGTCCAGCTGTTAATATTGTGTTGTTTTTCTTCATTCAGATTCTCCGTGAGAACGGAACCTTAAGCGGAGCATGGGCGCTGGAATTTGCCAAAACAAATTTCTGGCTAGCAGCCTTCAATCTGCTTCCTGTCCTGCCTCTTGACGGCGGCAGAATTGTCCGTGGCCTGCTGGCGGGGTCCTTCGGTTTTGTTGTGACCACTCGATTCCTGGCGGCAGCCGGCAAATGCCTGGGGGGTATTTTTATTTTAGCTGGTTTCCTGATGCAGGGAATAGGATTTTATATTTATGACCCAGTTCTTTTTATTGTTCTTGGTATCTTTTTCTGGATTGGCAGCGGCAAAGAGCTGAACAATGCCAGAATTGTTTTTTTAAAGCAGATTTGCCGCAAGAAGGAGCGTCTTTTGGGGCAGGGACTGATGCCTGGAAGGACGCTTGCGGTAAGCAGGGATACTGCAATTAAACAGATTATTGATAAGTTTTCTGCTGATTATTTTAGCCTGGTTAGTGTGATGGGCAAAGACGATAAGATTGAAAGAACACTCAGTGAGACTGAAGTTGTCCAGGGTATGATGGATTTTGGGCTTGACTGTAAAGTCGGAAAATTAAAAGGCTAA
- a CDS encoding manganese catalase family protein: MFKYANALLFPVEVNYPDPQFGRIMLEHYGGKDSEFSAATQYMNHRANMPNLFVRELLGLIAAEEHSHMEMIASAISKLEGPQLCYVNSEGVPWNLTYVDQSFDPAAMLQADAEAEIRAKMLYDTHLTMTNDPGLKKMIRFLGSREDVHKHLFEKAQTLIFRGADPGSFSTLIREYRMSF, translated from the coding sequence ATGTTTAAATACGCCAATGCGCTGTTATTTCCAGTAGAAGTCAATTATCCTGACCCGCAGTTCGGCCGGATCATGCTGGAACATTACGGCGGAAAAGACAGCGAGTTCTCCGCAGCCACCCAGTATATGAATCATCGCGCTAATATGCCCAACCTCTTTGTCAGAGAATTATTAGGTCTTATCGCAGCGGAAGAACATAGCCATATGGAGATGATTGCTTCGGCAATCAGCAAACTGGAAGGACCACAGCTCTGTTACGTCAATTCCGAAGGTGTACCCTGGAACCTTACCTATGTCGATCAAAGCTTTGATCCTGCTGCGATGCTGCAAGCTGATGCTGAAGCTGAGATCCGCGCAAAAATGCTTTATGACACACATTTGACAATGACTAACGATCCTGGCCTGAAAAAAATGATTCGCTTTCTAGGCAGCAGAGAAGATGTCCACAAGCACCTTTTTGAAAAAGCCCAAACTTTGATCTTTCGGGGTGCTGACCCAGGAAGTTTTAGCACTTTAATTAGGGAATACCGAATGAGCTTCTGA